The following coding sequences are from one uncultured Desulfobacter sp. window:
- a CDS encoding PAS domain S-box protein, giving the protein MLKKPTYEELENRIRELELAAPTENRVPAGLGNSTVSRCAFLDAVNDAVLIFDPEAQRVLDVNGEMLRMYGYNRQEAIQLDLAALSAATATSARPCAKTLFRRAADGEPQLFEWETKKKNGDIFWVEISLGKTLIDRDERIIAIARDITAQKRIEHELKSQTDRFKHILHGANAGTWEWNIQTGQTVFNTRWAQIIGYTLGEISPSPAGPWSQHIHPDDLDQSNAAIDKHFKGECDFYSAQFRMKHKQGHWVWILSRGKVIARTREGEPLWMCGTHQDITRHMQKKKALQREQRKYKTILQTCVNGFWLTDLKGRLLEVNQAYCRMSGYSEAALLSMHIPELEGNMGPADVAAKIRQVQYRGYDRFETKHRRKDGQLYDVEIVVQYLEDDNGRLFVFSNDISQRKKSEEMIDVLSQTWQLAQKAANIGYWSYSIKGREPIWSEQMFPILGFDPDKGVPDYERFLESLHPDDRINFDDAFQAAQSGVPYNIEARSILPDGSMSWFNSQGFPRHGNDGTVFEVFGTLQDITERKNAEFTLQFTQYAVDKVSDEAYWITKDNGFFYVNDAACSSLGYTREELLTLSVPDINPRFSPDVFNAYWHALEKTGSATFETIHRSKDGREYPVEVRASYVIFNGRGYNCVFATDISGRKQIEQSLRKSENFRRTLFQAIPEPVWLKDTDGGFLACNAMFERLIGAGEEDIVGKTDYHFIEKGLADTFRKNDQEVIASGKPVKSEEWITFADNGRLALLETVKTPMFDDQGNLIGVLGVARDISERRQAEEEQLKLKSQLQQAQKMESVGRLAGGVAHDFNNMLSIIMGNAEIVVNMADTNTAPGKKIYSRSQEILKATQRSADITRQLLAFARKQPIAPKVLDLNQAVQNMMKMIQRLIGEDICLTWLPGKEPSLVKMDPSQLDQILINLCVNARDAILGVGNLTIGTSMVSLGENDCVSNPEFVPGKFVMLSVSDDGCGIDKDTLDKIFEPFFTTKAIDKGTGLGLATVYGIVNQNNGVIKVDSEPTIGSTFRIYLPSHETIEKRTEKHNSGMTDVQGNETILLVEDEPGILEVTQKMLENMGYHVLDTTEPGQAIQIASGHDKQIHLLITDVVMPGMTGLELAHELQSLHPNIKHLFMSGYPADVIARHGVLKDGIHFIPKPFSTHELSVKVREALGTPKT; this is encoded by the coding sequence ATGTTAAAAAAACCGACATATGAAGAGCTTGAAAACAGGATACGGGAACTGGAACTTGCCGCCCCAACGGAAAACAGGGTGCCGGCCGGGCTTGGGAACTCAACCGTCAGCCGTTGCGCTTTTCTTGACGCAGTAAACGATGCTGTCCTTATTTTTGATCCTGAAGCCCAAAGGGTCCTTGATGTCAATGGGGAAATGCTCAGGATGTACGGCTACAACAGACAGGAAGCCATTCAACTGGATCTTGCCGCCCTTAGTGCGGCAACTGCGACTTCCGCCCGGCCCTGCGCCAAAACATTGTTCCGCAGGGCCGCAGATGGGGAACCCCAACTATTTGAATGGGAAACAAAGAAAAAAAACGGTGACATTTTCTGGGTTGAGATAAGCCTTGGCAAAACCCTTATTGACAGGGACGAACGTATCATTGCCATTGCCCGGGATATCACTGCCCAAAAAAGAATCGAACATGAACTGAAATCTCAAACAGATCGATTTAAACATATTTTACATGGGGCAAACGCAGGCACCTGGGAGTGGAATATACAGACAGGGCAGACTGTTTTCAATACGCGTTGGGCGCAAATTATCGGTTATACCCTTGGGGAAATATCACCGTCCCCGGCAGGCCCCTGGTCCCAGCACATCCATCCGGATGACCTTGATCAAAGCAATGCTGCTATAGATAAGCACTTTAAGGGTGAATGCGATTTTTATAGTGCCCAATTCCGGATGAAACATAAGCAGGGCCATTGGGTATGGATACTTAGCAGGGGAAAAGTAATTGCCAGAACCCGGGAAGGAGAACCGCTTTGGATGTGCGGAACCCATCAGGACATCACAAGGCACATGCAAAAAAAAAAGGCGTTGCAAAGGGAACAAAGAAAATACAAAACAATCCTTCAAACCTGTGTGAACGGATTCTGGCTTACGGATCTTAAGGGGCGTTTACTGGAGGTCAACCAGGCCTATTGCCGGATGAGCGGATACAGTGAAGCCGCATTGCTCTCCATGCACATACCGGAGCTGGAAGGCAATATGGGGCCGGCGGACGTCGCGGCCAAGATCCGGCAGGTCCAGTACCGGGGCTATGACCGCTTTGAAACAAAACACCGGCGCAAAGATGGGCAATTGTATGACGTGGAGATCGTTGTCCAATACTTGGAAGATGATAATGGAAGGTTATTCGTATTTTCAAACGACATCTCCCAACGCAAAAAATCCGAAGAGATGATAGATGTTCTTTCCCAAACCTGGCAGTTAGCGCAAAAGGCGGCCAATATCGGCTACTGGAGTTACAGTATAAAAGGCCGGGAACCGATCTGGTCTGAACAAATGTTCCCGATCCTGGGCTTTGATCCGGATAAAGGCGTACCCGATTATGAAAGGTTTCTAGAATCTCTTCATCCGGATGACCGTATAAATTTTGATGACGCCTTTCAGGCAGCGCAATCCGGCGTCCCTTACAATATTGAAGCACGCAGTATCCTGCCCGATGGTTCCATGTCCTGGTTCAACAGCCAGGGCTTTCCACGCCATGGAAATGATGGGACGGTTTTTGAAGTGTTTGGTACACTGCAGGATATTACCGAGCGTAAAAATGCGGAATTCACATTGCAGTTCACCCAGTATGCCGTTGATAAAGTCAGTGACGAGGCTTACTGGATCACCAAGGACAATGGTTTTTTCTATGTAAATGACGCAGCTTGCAGTTCACTGGGGTATACCCGGGAAGAGTTGCTGACCCTGTCCGTACCAGACATAAATCCCCGCTTTAGCCCGGATGTGTTTAACGCGTATTGGCATGCCCTGGAAAAAACCGGCTCTGCCACATTTGAAACCATCCACCGATCCAAAGATGGCCGTGAGTATCCGGTGGAAGTGCGGGCAAGTTATGTAATTTTCAACGGCCGGGGATACAATTGCGTCTTTGCCACGGATATATCCGGGCGAAAACAGATAGAGCAATCATTGAGAAAGAGCGAGAATTTCAGGCGGACCTTGTTCCAGGCCATTCCGGAACCGGTTTGGTTAAAAGATACTGATGGTGGATTTTTGGCCTGCAATGCCATGTTTGAGCGTCTAATTGGTGCCGGGGAAGAGGATATCGTCGGCAAAACAGACTATCATTTTATTGAAAAGGGGCTGGCCGACACGTTTCGAAAAAACGATCAGGAGGTCATTGCTTCCGGTAAACCTGTAAAGAGTGAAGAGTGGATTACCTTTGCCGACAATGGCCGGCTCGCGCTGCTTGAGACTGTAAAAACACCAATGTTTGATGACCAGGGAAACCTTATCGGTGTATTGGGCGTTGCCCGGGATATTTCCGAACGCCGGCAGGCCGAAGAGGAGCAGCTCAAGCTTAAAAGCCAGCTGCAACAGGCCCAGAAAATGGAATCCGTGGGCCGCCTGGCAGGGGGGGTCGCCCATGATTTTAACAATATGCTCAGTATAATTATGGGAAATGCTGAAATAGTAGTCAACATGGCGGATACCAATACAGCCCCGGGCAAAAAAATATATTCCCGTTCACAGGAAATTCTAAAAGCTACCCAGCGCTCCGCCGACATTACACGCCAGTTGCTGGCCTTTGCCCGCAAACAGCCCATTGCACCCAAGGTGCTTGACCTGAATCAAGCTGTTCAAAATATGATGAAAATGATCCAGCGCCTGATTGGCGAAGATATTTGCCTGACCTGGCTGCCCGGAAAGGAACCGAGCCTTGTCAAAATGGACCCATCCCAGCTCGACCAGATTTTGATCAATCTTTGTGTAAATGCAAGGGACGCCATACTTGGCGTGGGAAATCTCACCATTGGGACAAGTATGGTAAGCCTTGGTGAGAATGATTGCGTTTCAAATCCGGAATTTGTTCCCGGCAAATTTGTAATGCTGTCTGTGAGTGATGACGGTTGCGGCATAGATAAAGACACATTGGATAAAATTTTTGAACCGTTTTTCACCACAAAAGCCATTGATAAAGGAACCGGACTGGGGCTGGCCACCGTGTACGGCATAGTCAATCAAAACAACGGGGTAATCAAAGTTGACAGCGAGCCAACCATCGGTTCAACCTTCAGAATATACCTGCCCAGCCATGAAACCATTGAAAAACGAACGGAAAAACACAACAGCGGCATGACAGATGTGCAAGGAAACGAAACCATCCTGCTGGTTGAGGATGAGCCGGGAATTTTGGAAGTTACCCAGAAAATGCTGGAAAATATGGGTTATCATGTTCTGGATACAACTGAGCCGGGACAGGCCATACAGATTGCTTCCGGGCATGACAAGCAGATTCATCTGTTGATCACCGATGTTGTAATGCCCGGGATGACCGGTCTTGAACTGGCACACGAACTGCAATCTTTACATCCGAACATCAAGCATTTGTTCATGTCCGGTTATCCCGCCGACGTCATTGCCCGTCACGGTGTCCTGAAAGACGGTATCCATTTTATCCCAAAGCCTTTCTCAACCCATGAGCTCTCCGTCAAAGTGCGTGAGGCATTAGGGACACCGAAAACATAA
- a CDS encoding lyase family protein, giving the protein MCTTVYKLCAQLRILNISGIRVGRLPQFVQSPAMVKKAWDKVIAGGYNNQFVVDMVQGDAGTSTNMNANEVIANLALEILGQPKGRYDIISPNNHSWHGILSPPRKEALLKIVSN; this is encoded by the coding sequence ATGTGTACTACGGTATACAAACTATGCGCGCAACTGAGAATTTTGAATATTTCCGGTATCCGTGTGGGCAGGCTCCCCCAATTCGTACAGTCGCCGGCCATGGTGAAAAAGGCCTGGGACAAGGTGATTGCCGGCGGGTATAATAATCAATTTGTCGTGGATATGGTCCAGGGCGATGCCGGGACCTCCACCAATATGAACGCCAATGAGGTGATCGCAAACCTGGCCCTGGAGATACTTGGGCAGCCAAAGGGGCGTTACGATATCATAAGCCCCAACAACCATAGTTGGCATGGTATATTATCGCCCCCCCGGAAAGAAGCGCTTTTAAAAATCGTAAGCAACTGA
- a CDS encoding DAK2 domain-containing protein — MFRAGVDGIVQRGRPSLGDKTMFDAWAPALDAMHTALSKGCNILTIVKPGPAAIDPGMKNTIALHGKKDAKATLANAVSGTRTRGRPLPA, encoded by the coding sequence ATGTTCAGGGCCGGAGTGGACGGCATTGTCCAGCGCGGACGACCCAGCCTGGGCGATAAAACCATGTTTGATGCCTGGGCACCGGCTTTGGATGCCATGCACACAGCCCTGTCCAAGGGCTGTAATATCCTTACGATTGTAAAGCCCGGGCCCGCCGCCATCGACCCGGGTATGAAAAACACCATTGCCTTACACGGGAAAAAAGACGCCAAAGCTACCTTGGCGAACGCAGTATCGGGCACCAGGACCCGGGGACGACCTCTTCCTGCCTGA
- the ptsP gene encoding phosphoenolpyruvate--protein phosphotransferase produces the protein MIGLVFVSHSAKLAEGVKEIAEKMTRGRGMIAVAGGIDDQIVVMASGPRAPQAVAALNALTESKFREEEKSSPVTSEATALAGDVPEDIQGAMEGLPASPGIAVGPVVHYRSRMPEVETRQVQDTQGEIEKFQAALYRAKQELEQLKHQAAQKIGTKEAAIFDAQKMFLDDPALRDAAKEKILTRQLSAEAAWREAIDAMTEKYRELEDLYLHERAEDVIDVGRRVLRHLIDHGLPPLTFDRPVILLAQELTPSDTVQLNPDKVLAICTALGGGTSHSAIVAKALGIPAIVGLGEDILTCSENEIIAVDGTRGLVWPHPTQTQLAEFKTLRDKWINQQQQAKVLAQRPASTMGPNHRVIEVVANIGGPHDTKSALEHGADGVGLFRTEYLFLGRSQPPSEAEQFKAYCQVADAMQTRPLVIRTLDVGADKAVPYLDMAAETNPFLGLRGIRFCLAHPQIFKTQLRAILRAGNGHNIKIMFPMISTPEEFDAAKAVLGEVAQELKTAGTPFDNNMAVGLMIEVPSAVVVADQLAGKADFFSIGSNDLTQYMMGADRGNRQVGHLVNALHPAVLRMVAQAARAARKAGICVSICGELAGNPLAAPALIGLGLDELSMSAPNIPGVKTAIRHCTVHQAEKMAQTVLNFETAQQVETYLKKETALNHPVH, from the coding sequence ATGATTGGTTTGGTTTTCGTATCTCACAGTGCCAAACTGGCTGAAGGAGTAAAAGAGATTGCGGAGAAAATGACCCGGGGACGGGGCATGATTGCAGTTGCCGGAGGTATTGACGATCAAATTGTCGTCATGGCATCGGGGCCCCGGGCCCCCCAGGCCGTAGCGGCTTTAAACGCCCTGACTGAAAGCAAATTCAGAGAAGAAGAAAAAAGCTCGCCTGTAACTTCTGAAGCAACAGCGTTGGCAGGTGATGTCCCGGAAGATATCCAAGGGGCGATGGAAGGTCTTCCGGCGTCCCCAGGCATCGCCGTTGGCCCCGTGGTTCATTATCGCTCCCGGATGCCCGAAGTTGAGACCAGACAGGTTCAGGATACCCAGGGGGAAATTGAAAAATTTCAGGCAGCGCTTTACCGTGCGAAACAGGAGCTTGAGCAGTTAAAACATCAGGCGGCTCAAAAAATAGGCACCAAGGAAGCAGCAATTTTTGATGCCCAGAAAATGTTCCTGGATGATCCGGCCCTGCGGGATGCAGCCAAAGAGAAGATATTGACCCGGCAACTCAGTGCGGAAGCGGCCTGGCGGGAAGCCATAGATGCCATGACCGAAAAATACCGTGAACTTGAAGATCTCTATCTTCATGAACGGGCCGAGGATGTCATTGACGTGGGCCGACGTGTGTTGCGGCATCTTATCGACCATGGTCTGCCGCCTTTAACCTTTGATCGCCCTGTCATCTTGTTGGCACAAGAGTTAACCCCCTCGGATACGGTTCAATTGAATCCGGATAAGGTACTGGCCATCTGTACAGCCCTGGGTGGCGGCACCTCCCACAGCGCCATTGTAGCCAAGGCCCTGGGTATCCCTGCCATTGTGGGATTAGGCGAAGATATACTCACATGCTCTGAAAATGAAATCATCGCCGTGGACGGCACCCGTGGACTGGTCTGGCCCCATCCAACACAAACCCAACTGGCGGAATTCAAGACCTTGCGAGACAAATGGATCAACCAACAACAGCAGGCCAAGGTCCTTGCCCAGAGACCTGCATCCACCATGGGCCCAAATCATAGAGTCATTGAAGTCGTTGCCAATATCGGCGGCCCCCATGATACAAAATCAGCCCTGGAGCATGGTGCTGATGGTGTGGGGTTGTTCAGAACGGAATACCTGTTTTTAGGCCGCTCTCAACCACCCTCCGAAGCCGAACAATTTAAGGCCTATTGCCAGGTGGCAGATGCAATGCAGACCCGGCCTCTGGTGATTCGAACGCTAGACGTGGGTGCAGATAAGGCTGTCCCGTACCTGGACATGGCGGCTGAAACCAATCCGTTTCTGGGCCTGAGGGGCATTCGTTTCTGCCTGGCTCACCCCCAAATATTTAAAACCCAGTTGCGGGCTATCCTCAGAGCCGGTAACGGTCACAATATCAAAATTATGTTCCCCATGATCAGTACCCCGGAAGAGTTTGATGCGGCCAAGGCGGTTCTGGGAGAGGTCGCCCAGGAGCTGAAAACCGCCGGAACACCTTTTGATAATAATATGGCGGTGGGACTGATGATTGAAGTGCCCTCTGCGGTGGTGGTTGCAGACCAGCTGGCAGGTAAGGCGGATTTTTTCAGTATCGGCTCCAATGATTTGACCCAGTATATGATGGGCGCCGACCGCGGTAACCGGCAGGTAGGTCATCTGGTCAATGCCCTGCATCCGGCGGTACTCAGAATGGTGGCCCAGGCCGCCAGGGCCGCCCGCAAGGCCGGAATATGTGTGAGCATATGCGGCGAACTGGCCGGCAATCCCCTGGCAGCACCGGCACTCATCGGTTTGGGCCTGGATGAACTGAGCATGAGCGCACCCAATATCCCCGGCGTAAAAACCGCCATCCGTCACTGCACCGTACACCAGGCAGAAAAGATGGCTCAAACGGTTTTAAATTTTGAAACTGCGCAACAGGTCGAAACGTATTTAAAAAAAGAGACCGCGCTGAACCATCCCGTACACTAA
- a CDS encoding methyl-accepting chemotaxis protein has translation MEEKGSKRRISIAFKSSVISGIIILILLAISSYIGIRLQSGLSNSMISQFTNIQKTALDEESAQMKKALISTAHINLDICADVTQGFLYNFDQGQCVKLLTSYLKMADIVAISVLDADGNPFAAAWKDPETKTAEALPDSLSLNKDLSMVTDAEREGEKVGRVRLYYTEKLVNAKIKAQEAQTQGSIATFQGITREKIKNSVTTQLIVSAVIVAALIVTLVICLQIIVTRPINKTVEMIRDIAEGEGDLTKRLEVKTQDEIGELSSWFNQFIEKLQALIGEVSSNAITINKASTEFIDLSADMNSGVDGLAVRAVSVATEANTVSDNMTSVATAMEEASTNINMMASASEEMNSTINEIAQNAEKARSITDKAVTQTDSASTQVNELGDAAVQIGKVVETINDISSQVNLLALNATIEAARAGEAGKGFAVVANEIKELASQTADASSAIKEQILEIQTSTKGTVEEISGISLVVNEINEIVATIATAVEEQSATTREISENIAQASIGIGEVNENVAQGSNASQNVAREIVEVREATEGLNASGREVKANADRLSSLGDHLAELMAKFKV, from the coding sequence ATGGAGGAGAAAGGGTCCAAGCGGCGGATCAGCATCGCGTTTAAAAGTTCTGTTATCAGCGGCATTATCATTCTGATTCTTCTGGCCATCAGCAGCTATATCGGCATCCGGCTCCAGTCCGGCCTGTCAAACAGCATGATCAGCCAGTTCACAAACATCCAGAAGACCGCCCTTGACGAAGAGTCGGCCCAGATGAAAAAAGCATTGATTTCCACGGCTCACATCAACCTGGATATCTGTGCCGATGTTACCCAGGGTTTTCTGTATAATTTTGACCAGGGACAATGCGTCAAATTACTGACCAGCTATCTGAAGATGGCCGATATTGTGGCCATCAGCGTTCTGGATGCGGACGGCAACCCCTTTGCCGCTGCCTGGAAAGATCCTGAAACCAAGACGGCTGAGGCACTGCCGGATTCACTCAGCCTGAACAAGGATCTGTCCATGGTCACAGATGCGGAGCGCGAGGGGGAAAAGGTGGGCAGAGTCAGGCTCTATTACACTGAAAAACTGGTCAACGCAAAGATCAAGGCCCAGGAGGCCCAGACCCAGGGCAGTATTGCCACCTTTCAGGGGATCACCAGGGAAAAGATCAAAAATTCGGTTACCACCCAGCTGATTGTGTCGGCTGTTATCGTCGCCGCCTTGATTGTCACCCTGGTGATCTGCCTTCAGATCATCGTGACCCGCCCCATCAATAAAACAGTTGAAATGATCAGGGATATTGCCGAGGGAGAAGGCGATCTTACCAAACGTCTTGAGGTCAAAACCCAGGACGAAATCGGTGAGTTGTCAAGCTGGTTCAATCAGTTCATAGAGAAGCTCCAGGCATTGATCGGCGAGGTGTCCAGCAACGCCATTACCATTAACAAGGCATCAACCGAATTTATCGATCTTTCCGCCGACATGAATTCAGGGGTGGACGGGCTGGCCGTTCGGGCTGTCAGCGTTGCCACAGAGGCCAATACTGTGAGCGACAATATGACATCTGTGGCAACGGCCATGGAAGAGGCGTCCACCAATATAAACATGATGGCCAGCGCCTCCGAGGAGATGAACTCCACCATTAACGAAATCGCACAAAATGCCGAAAAGGCCCGGAGCATTACGGACAAGGCAGTTACCCAGACCGATAGCGCCTCCACCCAGGTCAACGAACTGGGGGATGCCGCCGTCCAGATCGGGAAAGTGGTTGAAACCATCAATGATATATCCAGCCAGGTCAACCTTCTGGCCCTGAACGCAACCATTGAGGCCGCCCGGGCCGGAGAGGCCGGCAAGGGCTTTGCCGTTGTGGCCAATGAAATTAAGGAACTGGCCAGCCAGACCGCTGACGCCTCCAGCGCCATCAAAGAGCAGATCCTGGAAATTCAAACCTCCACCAAAGGCACGGTCGAAGAGATCTCCGGTATCTCCCTGGTGGTGAACGAGATCAACGAAATTGTGGCCACCATCGCCACAGCCGTTGAGGAGCAATCCGCCACAACAAGGGAAATCAGTGAAAACATCGCCCAGGCCTCCATCGGCATCGGGGAGGTTAACGAAAATGTGGCCCAGGGCTCCAACGCCTCACAAAACGTTGCACGGGAGATCGTTGAGGTAAGGGAGGCCACCGAGGGGCTGAACGCCTCAGGCCGGGAAGTCAAGGCCAATGCGGACAGGCTCTCAAGCCTCGGGGACCACCTGGCCGAGCTCATGGCCAAATTTAAGGTATAA
- a CDS encoding LysE family transporter, with amino-acid sequence MFNWLSFIAYALATTSTPGPNTISSMSNASRHGLKAGLTFNFGIWAGFSIVMLICTAFCKLLARVIPVIQPVLLIVGAVYILYLAWNTYRAGRNIEAKDKSKGGGFLGGFVLQFVNPKIYIYGIVSMESYILPCFSKNPLALVLLALLLAFIGFCMTLMWALFGSVFKVLFSKYSRSTNTVMALLLVYCAVALFI; translated from the coding sequence ATGTTTAATTGGCTCAGCTTCATTGCTTATGCGCTGGCTACTACATCAACACCGGGACCGAATACAATTTCGTCAATGTCAAATGCAAGCCGTCACGGCCTCAAAGCCGGATTGACGTTTAACTTTGGAATCTGGGCCGGCTTTTCCATCGTAATGCTGATATGTACTGCATTTTGTAAATTGCTTGCCCGGGTTATCCCGGTCATTCAGCCTGTTTTGCTTATAGTGGGAGCTGTATACATACTGTATCTGGCGTGGAACACTTATCGTGCCGGCAGAAATATTGAGGCAAAGGACAAAAGCAAGGGCGGAGGATTTTTGGGCGGCTTTGTGCTCCAGTTTGTTAACCCTAAAATATATATCTACGGGATTGTGTCGATGGAAAGCTATATCCTGCCGTGTTTTTCAAAAAATCCTCTTGCACTGGTGCTTCTTGCGCTGCTTCTTGCGTTTATCGGTTTTTGCATGACACTTATGTGGGCACTGTTTGGCTCAGTATTTAAAGTATTGTTTTCAAAGTATTCAAGGAGCACAAATACCGTAATGGCTTTATTGCTTGTGTACTGTGCCGTTGCGTTATTTATATAG
- a CDS encoding Zn-dependent hydrolase translates to MEYNIITSRLEKNLEHLKRFTATPGAGCTRLPFTPEARKAVDYLHGIMDEAGLEVIEDAAGNIFGTLRGEDPDASCIMMGSHYDSVANGGDYDGIGGIVSAIEVARMMKDAGLTFKRNYVVAGFCDEEGMRFGTGYFGSYAMLGKIDTDYCKHFSDKDGITVYDAMKSYGLVPEKVGEAAQDIKKIGSFIETHIEQGRILEDKGIDLGLVESIVGIQRYMFKIHGRSDHAGATPMDMRLDPVLAGARAIVKINEWINEKGLGSVATVGYVKAIPGGINIVANDFEFSVDIRSKDNGIIKEMIDRIKDFLDYEVNNYTGGKGSFEYDKTLEVLPVAMTEEYLETMAKGCDKHGYSYTRMISGAGHDSLAIGPIIPTVMLFVPSKDGCSHNMNEYTSYEQFTKATVIAFELICDLLDK, encoded by the coding sequence ATGGAGTACAACATCATCACATCAAGACTTGAAAAAAATCTGGAGCATTTAAAGCGATTCACAGCCACCCCCGGAGCCGGGTGCACGCGGCTTCCCTTCACTCCCGAAGCTCGTAAGGCGGTCGATTATCTTCACGGGATTATGGATGAAGCCGGTCTTGAGGTAATTGAGGATGCTGCCGGAAATATCTTTGGAACACTCAGGGGCGAGGACCCCGATGCTTCGTGCATTATGATGGGATCTCACTACGATTCCGTTGCTAACGGCGGTGACTATGATGGTATCGGCGGAATTGTCTCCGCCATAGAAGTTGCCCGTATGATGAAAGATGCAGGCTTAACTTTCAAACGCAACTATGTTGTCGCAGGCTTTTGTGATGAAGAAGGAATGCGCTTTGGCACCGGCTACTTTGGCTCCTATGCCATGCTCGGAAAAATCGATACGGATTATTGTAAACATTTTTCAGACAAAGACGGTATTACCGTTTATGATGCTATGAAGTCCTATGGTCTGGTTCCCGAAAAAGTGGGAGAAGCCGCCCAGGACATCAAAAAGATCGGTTCTTTTATTGAAACTCACATTGAGCAAGGTCGTATTCTTGAGGACAAGGGCATTGATCTTGGTCTGGTGGAGAGTATCGTCGGTATCCAGCGTTACATGTTTAAAATTCATGGTCGTTCAGACCACGCAGGCGCAACCCCCATGGATATGCGCCTCGACCCTGTTCTTGCGGGTGCTCGCGCAATAGTTAAGATTAACGAATGGATCAACGAAAAAGGTCTTGGTTCAGTTGCCACAGTTGGTTATGTTAAGGCCATTCCCGGCGGTATCAACATTGTTGCAAATGACTTTGAATTTTCCGTTGACATTCGTTCCAAGGACAACGGCATTATCAAGGAGATGATAGACCGTATCAAGGACTTTCTAGACTACGAGGTAAATAATTACACAGGCGGCAAGGGAAGCTTTGAGTATGACAAGACGCTTGAGGTCCTTCCCGTTGCTATGACTGAGGAATATCTGGAAACAATGGCAAAGGGCTGTGACAAGCATGGGTACAGCTATACAAGAATGATTTCGGGCGCAGGGCACGATTCACTTGCAATCGGTCCTATCATTCCAACCGTTATGTTGTTTGTTCCCTCTAAAGACGGTTGCAGTCATAATATGAATGAGTATACTTCATATGAACAGTTTACAAAGGCAACTGTCATAGCCTTTGAACTAATTTGCGATTTGCTGGATAAATAA
- a CDS encoding transposase produces MKLIKSCFSRETGRPTKERFTMLGVLLLQQAHDLTDEETVSQLEFNIQWHYALNLTEESDAARKQNLSPKEIQADSLYGSDENYQAALNWKIAR; encoded by the coding sequence GTGAAGCTGATCAAATCCTGTTTTTCAAGAGAAACCGGGCGTCCAACAAAAGAACGCTTTACCATGCTCGGTGTTCTGCTGCTCCAGCAAGCTCATGATCTTACTGATGAAGAAACCGTATCTCAACTGGAATTCAATATTCAATGGCACTACGCCTTGAATTTAACGGAAGAATCAGATGCCGCCAGGAAACAAAATCTTTCTCCCAAGGAAATCCAGGCTGACTCTCTTTATGGAAGCGATGAGAATTACCAGGCTGCCCTCAACTGGAAGATTGCCCGGTAA
- a CDS encoding alpha/beta hydrolase, protein MITIDAIDIECELYEKQATLYTDKSVEQRAVLLYFHGGGLLFNNRNDLPEAHINVFCSAGFTIIAFDYPLAPAVKIDRILADCINSVNYYLDNANELIGLNLPYFLFGRSAGAYLALLTGREKFWVEPRGLISYYGYGFLCDDWYKTPSKYYLALPRVPGDCLDAVSHSPHAIGDYETHYAVYVYARQSGRWSQLFHEGREKFLMIDYSLRLCENYPCNLFCAHSSNDTDVPFEEFNALCEKFSVKDKLIVSDNMHDFDRMENSRSTKRLLLKSVEFINNQL, encoded by the coding sequence ATGATCACCATAGATGCTATCGATATTGAGTGTGAATTATACGAAAAACAAGCCACTTTATACACAGACAAATCCGTTGAACAGAGGGCGGTTTTGTTGTATTTTCATGGCGGGGGACTACTGTTCAACAACAGGAACGATCTACCGGAAGCGCATATCAACGTTTTTTGCTCTGCAGGATTTACGATTATTGCTTTTGACTACCCACTTGCGCCAGCGGTAAAAATAGACAGAATCCTTGCCGATTGCATTAATTCAGTTAACTACTATTTGGATAACGCCAATGAACTGATTGGCTTGAATCTGCCTTATTTTTTATTTGGACGCTCCGCAGGCGCATATCTTGCGTTGCTCACAGGGCGAGAGAAGTTTTGGGTAGAACCGCGGGGTTTGATATCCTACTATGGATATGGATTTTTGTGTGACGATTGGTACAAAACTCCATCAAAATACTACCTGGCATTGCCAAGGGTTCCAGGTGACTGTCTTGATGCCGTATCACATAGTCCACATGCCATAGGGGATTATGAAACGCACTATGCAGTCTATGTCTATGCACGACAAAGCGGCAGATGGTCTCAGCTGTTTCATGAAGGCAGGGAGAAGTTTTTAATGATTGATTATTCGCTTAGGCTATGTGAGAACTATCCATGCAATCTTTTTTGCGCCCACAGCAGTAACGATACCGATGTGCCATTTGAGGAGTTCAATGCTCTTTGCGAAAAATTCAGTGTGAAGGATAAGCTGATAGTATCCGACAACATGCACGATTTCGACAGAATGGAAAACAGCAGATCAACGAAACGGCTCCTTTTAAAGAGCGTTGAATTCATAAATAATCAGCTGTAA